One Rhodothermales bacterium genomic region harbors:
- a CDS encoding ATP-binding protein, translating into MKRTSVRYVAVAAFLMALLGGTYAAQAWRLARIAAQGEAAQQAAAARAVRVVEREVERLEADLMQRAEALARLPTVRAALQDSSARGEAVRLFSELALPEGVAAELYTPTPELVAWKGPSLPFGPATRATRFLSTPQTSAVSDGALRQAIVVWLPVREGRRVTGAVRVLRLVETRVPVRNQYLRDFDLAEQWQAQAGIPIDVAFGAASGAAADSAMHLVSGRDGTVVARVTVSAPPLAALEEDVRREMGDVAAFWAVLLAGWVMAGLWMLSERALPQPMRRMEDEAPPRWGLATLSFAGASAAWWGLRYALLALGIPARWFAGSGALVGGASEVPLFDPVYLASGFGGGVLGSAGELIVTAVFAVVFGVAWLRFALCALRHVRSAERADPETPADPEERRSAVRWAAEAFVAACVGAAVAGVTALLIRRGTLDATLPYFDRTDAFPSALVMLVFGSFLLLVLTAMLVLTGLGVLVRVRDRRWFLGGAATVTVVLAATYALTDLGLGLPWPVAAAFFAVGGGAAWWMERGPDAWAGPLTLRGTLLAVLVLAALTYPIAYDAAQDKQAARIVDAAEEFADGEDARVAFALEGVLLDARASDAVHEALASRRSRSARTRAGAVVFDSLATDLVTGSLLAALADYTVALTVLGPASDTLGVYRELPPPGDPDFFGALGAADPLSFNALRRRYAADTAPGFVVERASAPEGRGKYRYAGIGPIRREDDGAILGWVTAQAEPKPARYVSETPFPRVLVPAGLTNVVESDLAFAEFRDGVLVRARGDDYGRFRLPAEVRRALGERDVVWRREQVGPEPVRVYYRRIVEADGRERVISVREPGVIVFDHLYFYLRLLLPALVLGLVAYALGVVARRRAGVLLRRSRLRDRVLNRFLVVGVASVVLTGLVGQQVVVVQNRQSVQEQLKRRLARVEAELFAEATARTGGSVPLYQLIDRARPDLVGPRLGLDVNLYRGADLIASSRSQLVRQQLIDRRLPADVYEALYVRGERYAFTEERIGTFAYTTGYEALPDATGRPGAVIAIPTLPEQTAIEADQARMIAYLFGVLLLLLVGIFLITTLLANRLTRPFRRLRAGLLAVGAGEELAEPIPVESSDEVGELIETFNAMRYQLEESRRKLAQQERELAWREMARQVAHEIKNPLTPMKLSVQHLRRAHRAEPEATGDGEPGRFSALLDRITGTLIEQIDALTRIANEFSSFARLPSRHLERLDLNAVIREAAALIGEEEHARIALALSDDPLPVTADREELRRVYINLFKNALQAMPEDEHGTVTVRSEQREGSAFSAVRDPGTGIPEEARAKVFQPNFSTKTSGMGLGLAITRKAVEDLHGEIHFETAVGVGTTFFVRLPLADEGDRDEGAAEEGEE; encoded by the coding sequence ACGCGCTTCCTCTCGACGCCACAGACGTCGGCGGTGAGCGACGGGGCGCTGCGGCAGGCGATTGTCGTGTGGCTGCCCGTGCGCGAAGGGCGGCGCGTGACCGGCGCCGTCCGCGTGCTCCGCCTCGTCGAGACCCGCGTCCCTGTGCGAAACCAGTACCTCCGCGACTTCGACCTCGCCGAGCAGTGGCAGGCGCAGGCCGGCATCCCCATCGACGTCGCTTTCGGCGCGGCCTCCGGGGCGGCGGCAGACAGCGCGATGCACCTCGTGAGCGGACGCGACGGGACCGTCGTTGCCCGCGTCACTGTCTCCGCTCCACCGTTGGCGGCGCTGGAGGAGGACGTGCGCCGGGAGATGGGCGACGTGGCCGCCTTCTGGGCCGTGCTGCTCGCTGGATGGGTTATGGCCGGGCTGTGGATGCTGAGCGAGCGGGCCCTGCCGCAGCCGATGCGGCGCATGGAAGACGAGGCGCCGCCGAGGTGGGGCCTCGCGACGCTCTCCTTCGCCGGTGCCTCCGCGGCGTGGTGGGGGCTCCGTTACGCGCTGCTGGCCCTCGGCATCCCCGCGCGGTGGTTTGCCGGCTCCGGCGCGCTCGTGGGCGGCGCCAGCGAAGTGCCGCTCTTCGACCCGGTGTACCTCGCCTCCGGGTTCGGCGGCGGCGTGCTCGGGTCGGCCGGTGAGCTGATCGTCACGGCCGTGTTCGCCGTCGTTTTCGGCGTCGCGTGGCTCCGGTTCGCGTTGTGCGCGCTCCGCCACGTGCGAAGCGCCGAGCGAGCCGATCCCGAGACGCCGGCCGATCCCGAAGAGCGGCGCTCGGCCGTGCGGTGGGCGGCCGAGGCGTTCGTCGCCGCGTGCGTCGGCGCGGCCGTGGCCGGCGTCACGGCCCTCCTCATCCGCCGGGGCACGCTCGATGCGACGCTGCCCTATTTCGACCGCACGGACGCATTCCCGTCGGCGCTCGTGATGCTCGTCTTCGGGTCGTTCCTCCTCCTCGTCCTCACGGCGATGCTCGTGCTCACGGGGCTCGGCGTGCTCGTGCGCGTGCGGGATCGGCGGTGGTTCCTCGGCGGGGCGGCGACCGTGACCGTCGTGCTCGCGGCGACGTACGCGCTGACGGATCTCGGCCTCGGGCTCCCGTGGCCGGTGGCGGCGGCGTTCTTCGCCGTCGGCGGCGGGGCGGCGTGGTGGATGGAGCGCGGGCCCGATGCGTGGGCCGGGCCGCTGACCCTGCGCGGAACCCTCCTCGCCGTGCTCGTCCTCGCCGCGCTGACGTACCCCATCGCCTACGATGCGGCGCAGGACAAGCAGGCCGCCCGCATCGTCGACGCCGCGGAGGAGTTCGCCGACGGCGAGGACGCCCGCGTCGCGTTCGCCCTCGAGGGCGTCCTCCTCGACGCCCGCGCCTCCGACGCCGTGCACGAAGCGCTCGCGAGCCGCCGTTCCCGGTCTGCCCGGACGCGGGCCGGCGCGGTCGTCTTCGACTCGCTCGCGACGGACCTCGTGACGGGCTCGCTGCTGGCCGCGCTCGCCGACTACACCGTGGCGCTCACCGTCCTCGGCCCGGCCAGCGACACCCTCGGGGTCTACCGCGAGCTGCCGCCGCCCGGCGACCCCGATTTCTTCGGCGCGCTCGGCGCCGCCGACCCGCTCTCGTTCAATGCACTCCGTCGCCGGTACGCGGCGGACACGGCGCCGGGCTTCGTCGTCGAGCGCGCGTCGGCGCCGGAAGGGCGGGGGAAGTACCGCTACGCCGGCATCGGCCCGATCCGGCGCGAGGACGATGGAGCGATCCTCGGGTGGGTCACGGCGCAGGCCGAGCCCAAGCCCGCCCGCTACGTCTCGGAGACGCCGTTCCCGCGCGTGCTCGTCCCGGCCGGCCTCACGAACGTCGTCGAGAGCGACCTCGCGTTCGCCGAGTTCCGCGACGGCGTGCTCGTCCGCGCCCGCGGCGATGACTACGGCCGGTTCCGGCTCCCCGCCGAGGTTCGCCGCGCGCTCGGCGAGCGCGACGTGGTGTGGCGGCGCGAGCAGGTCGGGCCCGAGCCCGTCCGCGTGTACTACCGCCGCATCGTGGAGGCCGACGGGCGCGAGCGCGTGATCTCGGTGCGCGAGCCTGGCGTCATCGTGTTCGACCACCTCTACTTCTACCTCCGGCTGCTGCTGCCCGCGCTCGTACTCGGGCTCGTAGCCTATGCCCTCGGCGTGGTGGCGCGGCGGCGCGCGGGCGTGCTCCTCCGCCGGAGTCGCCTGCGCGACCGCGTCCTCAACCGGTTTCTCGTGGTCGGCGTGGCGTCGGTCGTGCTGACGGGGCTCGTCGGGCAGCAGGTCGTCGTCGTGCAGAACCGGCAGTCGGTGCAGGAGCAGCTCAAGCGGCGGCTCGCCCGCGTCGAGGCCGAGCTCTTCGCCGAGGCCACGGCGCGCACGGGCGGCAGCGTCCCGCTCTACCAGCTCATCGACCGCGCCCGGCCCGACCTCGTCGGCCCCCGGCTCGGGCTCGACGTCAACCTCTACCGCGGGGCCGACCTCATCGCGTCGAGCCGGAGCCAGCTCGTCCGCCAGCAGCTCATCGACCGCCGCCTCCCGGCCGACGTCTACGAGGCGCTCTACGTCCGCGGCGAGCGCTACGCCTTCACCGAGGAGCGGATCGGGACGTTCGCGTACACGACGGGCTACGAGGCCCTGCCCGACGCGACGGGGCGGCCCGGCGCCGTCATCGCGATCCCGACGCTGCCGGAGCAGACGGCGATCGAGGCCGATCAGGCGCGGATGATCGCCTACCTCTTCGGCGTGCTCCTCCTCCTCCTCGTCGGCATCTTCCTCATCACGACGCTCCTCGCGAACCGGCTAACGCGGCCGTTCCGTCGGCTCCGCGCGGGGCTCCTCGCCGTCGGCGCAGGGGAGGAGCTGGCTGAGCCGATTCCCGTGGAGTCGTCGGACGAGGTGGGCGAGCTGATCGAGACGTTCAACGCGATGCGGTACCAGTTGGAGGAGAGCCGGCGGAAGCTGGCGCAGCAGGAGCGCGAACTCGCGTGGCGCGAGATGGCGCGGCAGGTGGCCCACGAGATCAAGAACCCGCTGACGCCGATGAAGCTCTCGGTCCAGCACCTCCGCCGCGCCCACCGCGCCGAGCCCGAGGCGACCGGCGACGGCGAGCCCGGCCGCTTCAGCGCGCTCCTCGACCGCATCACCGGCACGCTCATCGAGCAGATCGACGCGCTCACGCGGATCGCGAACGAGTTCTCCTCCTTCGCCCGCCTCCCCAGCCGCCACCTCGAACGGCTCGACCTCAACGCCGTCATCCGCGAGGCCGCCGCGCTGATCGGCGAGGAGGAGCACGCCCGCATCGCGCTCGCGCTCTCCGACGACCCGCTCCCCGTCACAGCCGACCGCGAGGAGCTGCGGCGGGTCTACATCAACCTGTTCAAGAACGCGCTCCAGGCCATGCCCGAGGACGAGCACGGCACCGTCACCGTCCGCAGCGAGCAGCGCGAGGGCTCGGCCTTCAGCGCCGTCCGCGACCCCGGCACCGGCATCCCCGAGGAGGCCCGCGCCAAGGTCTTCCAGCCCAACTTCTCGACAAAGACGAGCGGGATGGGCCTCGGCCTCGCCATCACCAGAAAGGCCGTCGAGGACCTCCACGGCGAGATCCACTTCGAGACGGCCGTCGGCGTCGGAACGACGTTCTTCGTCCGGCTCCCGCTCGCGGACGAGGGCGACCGGGACGAGGGCGCGGCGGAGGAAGGGGAGGAGTGA